Part of the Quadrisphaera sp. DSM 44207 genome, GGGATCGAGTCCATCGCGACCCGGTCGCCGTGCCACCGCCAGCTCTCGCGCGGGCGGTCCCAGTACAGCTCGATGCCGTTGCCCTCGGGGTCGGCGAAGTAGAACGCCTGGGAGACCAGGTGGTCCTGGGCGCCGACGTAGCGCGAGCGCGGGTGCGCCGCCGCGCGGGCGACGGTGGCGGCCAGCGACGCCCGGTCGGGCCAGAGCAGGGCGGTGTGGAACAGGCCCGCCTGGCCCGGGCGGGCGGGCGGCAGGTGCGGCGTGTGCACGAGGACGACCAGGGGCGTGCCGCCGCGGCCGAGGACGACGGGCGCGGCGGCGCCGCCGGCGCGCGCGGCGTCCCCCGGCGCCGAGGGGCGGGTCGCGTCGAGCGGGAGGTCCTCCAGGCCCAGCGCCTCGCGGTAGTAGCCGGCGGTGCCGTCCAGGTCCGCCACGTGCAGCGTGACGGCGTCCATGGTCGTGGCCGCCGGCAGCACGAGGTCGCTGTCGAGAGCGCCGGCGGGGGCGGCAGCGGTGGTGCCGTCCGCGGCGGGGGTGCTGGTCACGGGATCGCCTCCTGGGCCCGAGGTGCATGAACGCTCATGCGGCTGCTGCGGGCAACGCGCGCCCCGGCTGCGCTGTTCCCGACCGGTGGCGCCCTAGCGGCCGACCACCGTGTCCCGGCCGGCCTCCTTGGCGGTGTAGAGGGCCGCGTCGGCGCGGGCGAGCAGGCGCTGCAGCGGCTCCGCGCCGTCCCACGTGGCGTAGCCGATGCTGCAGCGCTGGCCCATGGGGACGGCGTCGCGCACCCGCTCGAGCATCCGGGCGGCGTCCGCCTCGCCGCACTCGGGCAGTGCGATGGCGAACTCGTCGCCGCCCCAGCGGGCGACGACGTCGACGCCGCGCAGCGCGCCGCGCACGCCCTCGGCCAGCGCGCGCAGCAGCTCGTCGCCCGCCAGGTGCCCGTGCGTGTCGTTGTAGGCCTTGAAGCGGTCGAGGTCGAGCAGGGCGACCGTGAGCGGGTGGCCGGTGCGGCGGGCGCCCGACAGCAGGTGCTCGACCCGGCTGTCCCACCCCCGGCGGTTGCCCAGCCCCGTCAGGCTGTCCGTGACGGCCGAGCGCTCGAGCTCGCGGACCATCCGGGCGTGGTCGAGCGCCACCGCCGCCTCGTCCGCGAGCAGGCGCACGGCCTGCGCCGCGCGGTCCTCCAGGTCCGCGACCGGGTGCGCCCACGTCACGGTGAGGACGGCCGTGACGCGGCCGCGCGCCACCAGCGGCTGGCTCAGCAGCGCGCGGGCCTGCGCGGGCGCGACGCCCTCGCGGGCGAGCAGGTCCGCCGGCGGCTCGGCGACGACCAGCGGGCTGCCCGTGCGGTAGGCGTGCGCCGAGGCCGCCGGCGCGCCGAAGGGCACTCCGGGGGCCCCGGCGTCCACGCCCGCGGTCGCGGTCGGGCTCAGCCCCTCCGCGCCCGCCTCGCGCAGGGCGGCGGTGCTCGCCCCGGCGAGCTCCCGCGCCGCCTCGACGATCATCGACCGGGGGTCCTCGCCCGCCTGCAGCCGCCGCACGAGGCGGGCCGTCGCGGCCAGGTTCGCCTCGGTCGTCCGCAGCGCCAGCTGCGCCTCCTTCTGGCGGGTGACGTCCTCGACGTGCGTGACGGTCCACGGCTGCCCCCGCGGCCCGGTGGTCGTGGTCACCGTCAGCCGCGCCCAGCGCACCTCGCCGTCGGGGCGCAGCACCCGCTCCTCGCGGCGCACGACGCCGTCGTCCGCGGCCAGCAGCTCCGCCGCGGCGTCGCGGTGCGCCGCCGGGTCGTCGGGGTGGGTGAACGCCGTCCGCGACCGGCCCAGCAGCTCCTCCTCGGAGCGGCCGAGCAGGGCGCACAGCGCCGGGTTCACCGCGATCAGGCGGTCCTGCTCGTCGGAGAGGCCGATGCCGACGGGGGAGGCGGTGAAGACGCGGCGGATGCGCTCCTGGTGCTCCGCGCGCGCCGCCCCGGCCAGGCGCCGGAGCAGCTCGCGCGCGCGGTGACGTCGGCCGCCCCCCACGGCTCCCCTCCCCCCTGACGACGAGCCGGAGCGACGCTAGCGCAGGCGCCCAGGTCGCGCCGGGGTCGGAGGGCCGGTCAGA contains:
- a CDS encoding sensor domain-containing diguanylate cyclase, which codes for MGGGRRHRARELLRRLAGAARAEHQERIRRVFTASPVGIGLSDEQDRLIAVNPALCALLGRSEEELLGRSRTAFTHPDDPAAHRDAAAELLAADDGVVRREERVLRPDGEVRWARLTVTTTTGPRGQPWTVTHVEDVTRQKEAQLALRTTEANLAATARLVRRLQAGEDPRSMIVEAARELAGASTAALREAGAEGLSPTATAGVDAGAPGVPFGAPAASAHAYRTGSPLVVAEPPADLLAREGVAPAQARALLSQPLVARGRVTAVLTVTWAHPVADLEDRAAQAVRLLADEAAVALDHARMVRELERSAVTDSLTGLGNRRGWDSRVEHLLSGARRTGHPLTVALLDLDRFKAYNDTHGHLAGDELLRALAEGVRGALRGVDVVARWGGDEFAIALPECGEADAARMLERVRDAVPMGQRCSIGYATWDGAEPLQRLLARADAALYTAKEAGRDTVVGR
- a CDS encoding VOC family protein — encoded protein: MTSTPAADGTTAAAPAGALDSDLVLPAATTMDAVTLHVADLDGTAGYYREALGLEDLPLDATRPSAPGDAARAGGAAAPVVLGRGGTPLVVLVHTPHLPPARPGQAGLFHTALLWPDRASLAATVARAAAHPRSRYVGAQDHLVSQAFYFADPEGNGIELYWDRPRESWRWHGDRVAMDSIPLDPNAFLREHLAGQEAASADVGHVHLKVGDIARARSFYVDALGFEVTADLGTALFVSAGGYHHHVAMNTWTSLGAGPRAATIGLGRVSIAVPGRDDLDALAARLSRAGATFRDDGRTLRFEDPWRSVVEVSADA